One Desulfocurvibacter africanus subsp. africanus DSM 2603 DNA segment encodes these proteins:
- the nspC gene encoding carboxynorspermidine decarboxylase — protein sequence MDRSLPQGLDLSRVPTPCFVVDERLIERNLAVLRSVIDRTDCRILLALKGFAMWSTFPLIARSLHGCTASSPHEARLAREEFARGANEREVHAFAAGYSQADVRELASLCDHIVFNSFNQWKRYRKIVRESGHEVECGMRVNPEHSEGAVPIYDPCSPGSRMGVLRKDFQPAELNTPDGRIVGLHFHTLCEQNADALARTLPHVEDKFGEFFPRLKWLNFGGGHHISRPDYDVDLLVNEVNRIKAKYGLQVYLEPGEAIALDTGVLVATVLDVIDNQGKIAILDTSAAAHMPDVLEMPYRPRCALLTDGDGENAGQTGEKAYDYRLAGHSCLAGDVIGAYSFHRELQVGDKLAFMDMAIYSMVKTTTFNGLQLPSIAKVTEEGEFRLVKRFGYEDFRGRLS from the coding sequence GTGGACAGAAGTCTTCCTCAAGGGCTAGACCTTTCGCGCGTTCCCACGCCCTGCTTCGTGGTGGACGAACGGCTCATCGAGCGCAACCTCGCGGTCCTGCGGTCCGTCATCGACAGGACGGACTGCAGGATTTTGCTCGCGCTCAAGGGCTTCGCCATGTGGTCCACCTTCCCGCTCATCGCGCGCAGCCTGCACGGCTGCACGGCCAGCTCGCCGCACGAGGCGCGCCTGGCCCGCGAGGAGTTCGCGCGGGGCGCCAATGAGCGCGAGGTGCACGCCTTCGCGGCCGGCTACTCCCAGGCCGACGTGCGCGAACTGGCCAGCCTGTGCGACCACATCGTGTTCAATTCGTTCAATCAGTGGAAGCGCTACCGCAAGATTGTGCGGGAAAGCGGGCACGAGGTGGAGTGCGGCATGCGCGTGAACCCGGAGCACTCCGAGGGCGCAGTGCCCATTTACGACCCCTGCTCGCCCGGCTCGCGCATGGGCGTGCTGCGCAAGGATTTCCAGCCCGCCGAACTAAACACGCCCGACGGCCGCATAGTCGGCCTGCACTTCCACACCCTCTGCGAGCAGAACGCGGACGCGCTCGCGCGCACGCTGCCGCACGTGGAAGACAAGTTCGGCGAGTTCTTCCCGCGCTTGAAGTGGCTCAACTTCGGCGGCGGCCACCATATCTCGCGGCCAGATTACGACGTGGACCTGCTCGTGAACGAGGTCAACCGCATCAAGGCCAAGTATGGTTTGCAAGTCTACCTGGAACCCGGCGAGGCCATCGCCCTGGACACGGGCGTGCTCGTGGCCACGGTGCTGGATGTCATCGACAACCAGGGCAAGATAGCGATTCTGGATACGTCAGCCGCCGCGCACATGCCCGACGTGCTGGAGATGCCCTACCGACCGCGCTGCGCGCTGCTCACGGACGGCGACGGCGAGAACGCCGGCCAGACCGGCGAAAAGGCATATGATTACAGACTCGCCGGCCACTCCTGCCTGGCTGGCGACGTCATCGGCGCGTATTCATTCCACCGCGAGCTGCAAGTCGGCGACAAGCTGGCCTTCATGGACATGGCTATCTATTCGATGGTCAAGACCACCACGTTCAATGGCCTGCAGTTGCCAAGCATCGCGAAGGTCACGGAGGAAGGGGAGTTCAGGCTGGTGAAGCGGTTTGGATATGAGGATTTCAGGGGGCGGTTGTCGTAA